The following proteins come from a genomic window of Peptoniphilus equinus:
- a CDS encoding YtxH domain-containing protein, giving the protein MSLFDYLEDRRREAQLKRQARDLGKVVAGASVGAILGILFAPQSGEKTREQIGEKAMETKEYLEAAGQDAADSLQFKAFQAQEKIKQTYSDLKEKAEQKSAELADDIEVAKAKGRAIGEIVREDAKKVKYENEDVAEVVKDGANDVKNDLKYGVSKVAEDVKDAAKEIKKDVDKTQKKVEDKKNK; this is encoded by the coding sequence ATGAGTTTATTTGATTATTTAGAAGACAGACGTCGTGAAGCACAACTGAAACGCCAAGCCAGAGATTTAGGTAAAGTCGTTGCCGGAGCATCCGTAGGTGCTATCCTGGGCATTCTCTTTGCACCGCAATCCGGTGAAAAAACTCGTGAACAAATTGGCGAAAAAGCTATGGAAACCAAAGAATATTTGGAAGCTGCCGGCCAAGATGCTGCAGATTCACTCCAATTCAAAGCTTTCCAAGCTCAAGAAAAAATTAAACAAACTTACAGTGACTTGAAAGAAAAAGCAGAACAAAAGTCTGCTGAACTCGCCGACGACATTGAAGTAGCAAAGGCAAAAGGCCGTGCCATTGGCGAAATCGTTCGTGAAGATGCGAAAAAAGTCAAATACGAAAACGAAGATGTCGCTGAAGTTGTTAAAGACGGTGCCAACGATGTGAAGAACGACCTGAAATATGGTGTGAGCAAAGTGGCTGAAGACGTCAAAGACGCCGCTAAAGAAATTAAAAAAGATGTCGACAAGACACAAAAGAAAGTTGAAGATAAAAAGAATAAGTAA
- a CDS encoding RluA family pseudouridine synthase yields the protein MDSLYFIADRETKQKAFLKTHISSRFLKSAIEHGQIYKNGVQTTTNVSLVPGDELRVDFKDEAPNGSVEHVPIDIVYEDQDVLVINKPPFMVTHTSRDDLEGTLLNATLGYFERIHLKRKARFVNRLDRDTSGLVIVAKNPYAHSLIAKQFRTHVEKDYLALVLGTPEDGLIDAPILRAEDGVRRIVHPDGKPSQTGVKVLKSFDDYSLVQLRLYTGRTHQIRVHMAHAGHPILGDTLYGTDDRLPRQALHSFSLKLKTPRSGWVMVKATLPADMRALLKN from the coding sequence ATGGACAGCTTATATTTCATTGCGGATCGTGAGACAAAACAGAAAGCTTTTTTAAAAACACATATTTCGTCCCGCTTTTTAAAAAGCGCCATTGAACACGGACAGATTTATAAAAACGGTGTTCAGACCACCACCAACGTGTCACTTGTCCCCGGCGATGAACTGCGAGTGGACTTCAAAGATGAAGCACCAAACGGCAGTGTCGAGCATGTGCCCATTGACATTGTCTATGAAGATCAGGATGTCTTGGTCATCAATAAACCGCCGTTTATGGTGACGCACACCTCCCGTGACGATCTGGAAGGGACGCTGCTCAATGCGACGTTGGGTTACTTCGAACGTATTCATCTCAAGCGCAAAGCACGCTTCGTCAATCGCTTGGATCGGGACACGTCAGGACTGGTCATTGTGGCGAAAAATCCTTATGCCCACAGTCTGATAGCCAAACAGTTTCGTACGCATGTGGAAAAAGACTACCTGGCGTTGGTTCTCGGTACACCGGAGGACGGTCTCATCGATGCACCGATATTGCGTGCTGAGGACGGCGTGCGGCGCATTGTCCATCCTGACGGCAAGCCGTCTCAAACTGGGGTGAAAGTATTGAAATCTTTTGACGATTACAGCTTGGTGCAGCTGCGTCTCTACACCGGACGTACACATCAAATTCGGGTGCATATGGCACATGCGGGCCATCCGATTCTTGGCGATACACTTTACGGCACAGACGACAGATTGCCCCGTCAGGCCTTGCACTCCTTCAGTTTGAAGCTCAAGACACCTCGTTCGGGATGGGTGATGGTCAAGGCGACATTACCGGCCGATATGCGGGCACTCTTAAAGAATTGA
- a CDS encoding NAD(+)/NADH kinase: MSEKIINIVSNSNYDSRRTTSKLIQLLLDAGYTPTTKFSDEAELTVCIGGDGSFIKAVHKNNFSDIPFVGVNTGHLGFFQEISPDHLPEFVDSYKNGHYEVEEIKALGAEVFTQKKSFILNAINEVVLRADHSKIIHCNVFINRAHLEKFSGDGLLVSTPAGSTAYNFSNNGAIIHPSINVLELTPIAPVHSIAYRSLKSSVVVPGNYVISLVPERRYASSNLLLVDGEEFSFKGLKRVNLRMSGKTIKKLTFANESYWDNVKSKFL, encoded by the coding sequence TTGAGCGAAAAAATTATCAATATTGTTTCCAACTCGAATTATGATTCACGGCGAACCACCTCCAAACTGATTCAGCTGCTTTTGGATGCCGGCTACACACCGACAACCAAGTTTTCCGATGAGGCTGAACTCACGGTGTGCATTGGTGGCGATGGCTCTTTTATCAAGGCCGTCCACAAAAATAATTTTTCAGATATTCCCTTTGTCGGTGTCAATACAGGGCACTTGGGTTTTTTTCAGGAAATCAGCCCGGATCATCTGCCCGAGTTTGTCGACAGCTATAAAAACGGTCATTACGAGGTCGAAGAAATCAAAGCCTTAGGTGCGGAAGTCTTCACTCAGAAAAAAAGTTTCATTTTAAATGCGATTAATGAAGTCGTACTCCGAGCCGACCACTCAAAGATTATTCACTGCAACGTCTTTATCAACCGCGCGCATTTGGAAAAATTTTCCGGCGACGGTCTGTTGGTCTCCACACCCGCAGGCTCCACAGCCTATAACTTTTCCAATAACGGCGCCATCATTCACCCTTCCATCAACGTCCTGGAGCTCACGCCTATCGCACCGGTACACAGCATTGCCTACCGTTCATTGAAGAGTTCGGTGGTCGTGCCGGGTAACTACGTCATCTCATTGGTGCCGGAGCGCCGCTATGCTTCATCAAATCTGCTCCTCGTCGACGGCGAAGAGTTCAGCTTCAAAGGACTGAAACGAGTGAATCTGCGCATGAGCGGTAAGACCATCAAAAAACTCACCTTTGCCAACGAGTCCTATTGGGATAATGTAAAGAGCAAATTTCTTTAA